In a genomic window of Gloeothece verrucosa PCC 7822:
- the cas2 gene encoding CRISPR-associated endonuclease Cas2: protein MSQLFYLIIYDLADSKAANKRRKRLHSLLCGFGKWTQYSVFECFLTKMQFVKLQHQIEDLIKPDEDSVRIYILDAGAVQKTITYGSQKPRQEEVIIL from the coding sequence ATGAGTCAGTTATTTTATTTAATTATTTACGATTTAGCGGATTCTAAGGCGGCTAATAAACGTCGTAAACGGTTACATAGTTTGCTTTGCGGTTTTGGCAAATGGACTCAGTATAGCGTCTTTGAGTGTTTTTTGACGAAAATGCAGTTTGTTAAGCTGCAACACCAGATAGAAGATTTAATTAAGCCCGATGAAGATTCGGTGAGAATCTATATTTTAGATGCTGGTGCTGTACAGAAAACAATTACTTATGGTTCGCAAAAACCAAGACAAGAAGAGGTTATTATTTTGTAA